A single window of Nocardia sp. NBC_01327 DNA harbors:
- a CDS encoding alpha/beta fold hydrolase, translating to MAEFDGVAGTVHYDRWVPPNPRALVVFFHGLGEHIGSYEPFVAALNAAGFAVWAGDHAGHGRSAGVRVLISSVDALVDDAATLVDLARQAHPELPLFLAGHSLGSLVSALLIAERGVPAQALVLAGSSLVPAPEARNALAELLAAGIDPWDLRRDPLEMTRHEGYARQIREDPLTWQGGLRLETLGALVETAARLPAVLEKLHLPVLFVHGAEDDMAPAAGVLRAAQLLPAARAEIFPHDRHNILNELDREDVYRVIVNFVAAQL from the coding sequence ATGGCTGAATTCGACGGCGTGGCAGGCACTGTCCACTACGACCGGTGGGTGCCGCCGAATCCGCGGGCGCTGGTCGTGTTCTTCCACGGCCTGGGTGAACACATCGGCAGTTACGAGCCCTTCGTGGCGGCCCTGAACGCCGCCGGGTTCGCGGTGTGGGCCGGTGATCATGCCGGGCACGGTCGCAGTGCCGGTGTGCGCGTGCTGATCTCGTCGGTCGACGCGCTCGTCGATGATGCCGCGACGCTGGTGGATCTGGCCCGGCAGGCGCATCCGGAACTGCCGCTGTTCCTGGCCGGGCATTCGCTCGGTTCGCTCGTCAGTGCACTGTTGATCGCCGAACGGGGTGTTCCCGCACAGGCATTGGTGCTGGCGGGCTCCTCGCTGGTCCCCGCACCGGAGGCCCGCAATGCCCTCGCCGAATTACTCGCCGCGGGTATCGATCCCTGGGATCTGCGCCGCGATCCCCTCGAGATGACCCGGCACGAGGGGTATGCGCGGCAGATCCGCGAGGATCCGCTGACCTGGCAGGGCGGCCTGCGCCTGGAAACCCTCGGCGCACTGGTCGAAACGGCGGCGCGACTGCCCGCGGTGCTGGAAAAGCTGCACCTGCCAGTACTGTTCGTGCACGGCGCCGAGGACGATATGGCTCCGGCCGCAGGCGTGCTCCGGGCGGCGCAGCTGCTGCCCGCGGCCCGCGCCGAGATCTTCCCGCACGATCGGCACAACATTCTCAATGAGCTCGATCGCGAGGACGTGTACCGCGTCATCGTGAATTTTGTCGCTGCGCAGCTATAG
- a CDS encoding SDR family oxidoreductase, whose amino-acid sequence MADTSVALVTGGSRGIGRAIATRLAVNGAQVVVNYRDNADAAREVVADIEAVGGRAAAVRADITDADQLRSVFDFAAETFGGLDILVANAGIARFAPLAEATDDDFDTLFRANTRATFLALREATHRLRDGGRIIVISSGATVTSRPGTALYAASKAAVEQLARVAARELGPRGITVNSVLPGATRTDALETQVSAAALAQAAEQIPLGRLGLPDDIAAIVGFLASAEGGWITGQTIHAGGLF is encoded by the coding sequence ATGGCCGACACATCGGTCGCACTGGTCACCGGCGGCTCCCGGGGCATCGGGCGGGCGATCGCCACGCGACTCGCGGTGAACGGGGCGCAGGTCGTCGTCAACTATCGCGACAATGCCGACGCGGCACGGGAAGTGGTGGCGGATATCGAAGCCGTCGGCGGTCGCGCGGCGGCCGTTCGCGCCGATATCACCGATGCGGATCAGCTGCGATCGGTGTTCGACTTCGCCGCGGAAACCTTTGGCGGGCTGGACATCCTGGTCGCCAATGCCGGTATCGCGCGCTTCGCCCCGCTGGCCGAGGCCACCGACGACGACTTCGACACCCTGTTCCGGGCCAATACCCGCGCGACCTTCCTCGCGCTGCGCGAAGCCACGCACCGATTGCGCGACGGCGGCAGAATCATCGTGATCTCGAGCGGGGCCACGGTCACCTCCCGGCCCGGTACGGCGCTCTACGCGGCGAGCAAGGCGGCGGTCGAACAACTCGCGCGGGTGGCCGCGCGTGAACTCGGACCGCGCGGCATCACGGTCAACAGCGTCCTGCCCGGCGCCACCCGGACGGACGCCCTCGAAACTCAGGTCAGCGCAGCGGCTTTGGCGCAGGCTGCGGAGCAGATCCCCCTGGGCCGGCTGGGGCTCCCCGACGATATCGCCGCCATAGTGGGATTCCTGGCCTCGGCGGAGGGCGGCTGGATCACCGGCCAGACGATCCACGCCGGCGGGCTGTTCTGA
- a CDS encoding ABC transporter permease codes for MRRAARRWRTLRTVAAAVVRRPAGAFGVAVASVLVFAAVVSVWWTPFDPQATDLHAAWLLPFQRGHLLGTDRVGHDQFSQLLAGSRETLIAAVGSAFLAAVLGILLAVTAVLSPRPVGAVVVQAIDLMIAFPGLLLAMVLAAVYGGSLATVVVAVGISAGVGVARVSRAEIARVLSQEYVLAARAAGASTGRIVRKHLLPNIAPTLIVQLSLVMALAVLAEATLTYLGYGSSPSTPSWGGLLHTQQDYIRVRPLLVIWPGLAVALTVLGFNLLGDALRDGTDPRLRSGVKT; via the coding sequence ATGAGGCGCGCGGCGCGACGGTGGCGCACGCTGCGGACGGTCGCGGCGGCGGTGGTGCGTCGCCCGGCGGGGGCCTTCGGAGTCGCGGTGGCCTCGGTGCTGGTGTTCGCGGCGGTGGTGTCGGTGTGGTGGACCCCGTTCGATCCGCAGGCCACCGATCTGCACGCCGCCTGGCTGCTGCCGTTTCAGCGCGGGCATCTGCTCGGCACCGACCGGGTCGGCCACGACCAGTTCAGTCAGCTGCTGGCCGGCAGTCGCGAAACCCTCATCGCCGCAGTGGGATCGGCCTTCCTGGCCGCCGTACTGGGAATTCTGCTCGCGGTGACGGCGGTGCTGTCACCACGGCCGGTGGGCGCGGTGGTGGTCCAGGCGATCGACCTGATGATCGCCTTTCCCGGACTGCTCCTGGCCATGGTGCTGGCGGCGGTATACGGCGGTTCGCTCGCGACCGTGGTGGTGGCGGTCGGCATCAGCGCCGGTGTCGGGGTCGCCCGGGTGTCGCGCGCTGAGATCGCGCGGGTGCTGAGCCAGGAGTACGTGCTCGCCGCGCGGGCCGCCGGCGCCTCGACCGGGCGGATCGTGCGAAAACACCTGCTGCCCAATATCGCACCCACCCTGATCGTCCAGCTGTCGCTGGTCATGGCGCTCGCGGTGCTGGCCGAGGCGACGCTGACCTATCTCGGCTACGGCAGTTCCCCGTCCACCCCCTCGTGGGGCGGACTGCTGCACACCCAGCAGGACTACATCCGGGTGCGGCCGCTGCTGGTCATCTGGCCCGGCCTGGCCGTAGCGCTCACCGTGCTCGGCTTCAATCTGCTCGGTGATGCCCTGCGCGACGGCACCGACCCACGTTTGCGCAGTGGGGTGAAAACATGA
- a CDS encoding PIG-L family deacetylase, with the protein MADQLTIMAVHAHPDDEVISTGGLFARYAAEGIRTVLVTCTNGEQGDGPGGIKPGQPGHDPDAVRALRLAELRESAAILGIEHVELLGYRDSGMDGWDGNQDAEAFWNTPVEQAAARLDALMRQYRPQVVVTYDENGNYGHPDHIQANRIALAAAESSGIPEKLYYTAIPRESAREMFEAFKASGQDMGDFEPPEDFGTPMDQITAVVDVAPYVRRKVKALEAHGSQGDSMPFLRLPEDIQQMVFATESFVRHFNRVESAPALETDLFAGLR; encoded by the coding sequence ATGGCTGACCAACTGACCATCATGGCTGTACACGCGCATCCCGACGACGAAGTCATCAGCACCGGTGGCCTTTTCGCGCGCTATGCCGCCGAAGGCATTCGCACCGTCCTGGTGACCTGTACGAACGGCGAGCAGGGCGACGGACCCGGCGGCATCAAACCCGGTCAGCCGGGCCACGATCCGGACGCGGTACGGGCGCTGCGGCTCGCCGAACTCCGCGAATCGGCGGCGATCCTGGGCATCGAACACGTCGAACTGCTCGGCTATCGCGACTCGGGCATGGACGGCTGGGACGGCAATCAGGATGCCGAAGCCTTCTGGAACACCCCGGTCGAGCAGGCGGCGGCCCGGCTCGACGCGCTCATGCGGCAGTACCGGCCACAGGTCGTCGTCACCTACGACGAGAACGGGAACTACGGCCACCCCGACCATATCCAGGCCAACCGCATCGCCCTGGCGGCGGCGGAATCCTCGGGCATCCCGGAGAAGCTGTACTACACCGCGATCCCGCGCGAGAGCGCCCGCGAGATGTTCGAGGCCTTCAAGGCCAGCGGTCAGGACATGGGCGATTTCGAGCCGCCGGAGGATTTCGGCACCCCGATGGACCAGATCACCGCCGTGGTGGACGTCGCCCCCTACGTCCGGCGCAAGGTCAAGGCGCTCGAAGCCCACGGCAGCCAGGGCGACAGCATGCCCTTCCTGCGCCTGCCCGAAGACATCCAGCAGATGGTCTTCGCGACCGAGAGTTTCGTGCGCCACTTCAATCGCGTCGAATCCGCCCCCGCGCTGGAAACCGACCTCTTCGCCGGTCTCCGCTGA
- a CDS encoding ABC transporter ATP-binding protein, with product MTLLEIDDLTVRFGETTVLDGIGFALDAGERLGLIGASGSGKSLTALAILGLLPQEAQVRGSIRLDGVELLGRGDRELSRIRGNRIAMVFQEPLSALNPLMRVGRQIGGPLRLHRGLSRAQALAEAISLAEKVGLPDPENLVRAYPHQLSGGQRQRVGIAMAVASRPGLLLADEPTTALDVTVQAEILGLLDDLVTEQGTALLFVTHDLAVLAQVVSRVLVMGEGRVLESGTLEAVLSAPAHPYTRNLLDLARAASFRRAPEAAR from the coding sequence ATGACGCTGCTCGAAATCGATGATCTCACTGTGCGTTTCGGGGAGACAACAGTGCTGGACGGTATCGGATTCGCCCTGGACGCGGGGGAGCGGCTCGGGCTCATCGGCGCCTCGGGCTCCGGGAAATCGCTGACCGCACTGGCGATCCTGGGCCTGCTCCCGCAGGAAGCGCAGGTGCGCGGCAGCATTCGGCTCGACGGCGTCGAACTGCTCGGTCGCGGTGACCGTGAGCTGTCTCGTATTCGCGGCAATCGAATCGCCATGGTGTTCCAGGAACCGCTGTCGGCGTTGAATCCGCTGATGCGCGTGGGCAGGCAGATCGGCGGACCACTGCGCCTGCATCGCGGACTGTCCCGCGCACAGGCGCTGGCGGAGGCGATCTCACTCGCCGAGAAGGTCGGCCTGCCGGATCCGGAGAATCTGGTCCGCGCCTACCCGCACCAATTGTCCGGCGGCCAGCGGCAGCGGGTCGGCATCGCCATGGCGGTGGCGTCCCGTCCCGGGCTGCTGCTCGCCGACGAGCCCACCACCGCGCTGGATGTGACCGTGCAGGCCGAAATCCTCGGTCTGCTGGACGATCTCGTCACCGAACAGGGCACGGCACTGCTCTTCGTGACCCATGATCTGGCGGTGCTCGCCCAGGTGGTGAGCCGGGTGCTGGTCATGGGGGAGGGCCGGGTGCTGGAATCGGGCACTCTGGAGGCCGTTCTGAGCGCGCCCGCACACCCCTACACCCGAAACCTGCTCGACCTGGCCCGTGCCGCATCCTTCCGCCGCGCCCCCGAGGCTGCCCGATGA
- a CDS encoding ABC transporter substrate-binding protein — MALAALAVLCTAACGTGADTAAPAGLQTTQAATPPDDKLDTDATVTVRLTLEPTSLDTFGTSGAALDQLLLDNVYQGLVSIDTAAGDKIVPALASSWEQSPDGLAYTFHLVAGAKFHDGTPLTAADAVWSLQQQIAPGSKSIKAAAFTSIADVLAPDPATVRITLKQRDTLLLWNLTQRGGIVYKQGTDFAGLGGAENGSGPFTLAQWNRGSSITLARNGSYWGAKPKVAKVVFTYIKDPNSANNAEVTGQTDIQVAADPTLLQPFTGNDKFTVLRGSTTDKFTLAFNGARAPFTNPDVRHAIRQAIDRQGAIQAYGAGVAIGSNVPPQDPWYEDLTGIDAYNPDNAKKLLAAAGFADGLALTLDVPNIYPTTITDLLVSDLKKVGITLTVRQVEFQTWLSKVYTSKDFQLSLVDHAEARDLDNYTKPTYYFGYANPQVQQWYTQARTAASDADRDALLKNVARQISQDAAADWLFLVQATTVLRDGVYGVPQDETSNRFNLSTLAVGKQG, encoded by the coding sequence GTGGCCCTGGCGGCGCTGGCCGTACTCTGCACCGCCGCCTGCGGCACCGGCGCGGATACCGCCGCGCCCGCCGGTCTGCAGACCACACAGGCCGCGACGCCGCCCGATGACAAGCTCGATACCGATGCTACGGTGACTGTGCGGCTGACCCTGGAGCCCACCAGCCTCGATACCTTCGGCACCTCGGGTGCGGCGCTGGATCAATTGCTGCTGGACAATGTCTATCAGGGGTTGGTGAGCATCGACACCGCCGCCGGGGACAAGATCGTTCCGGCACTGGCCTCCTCGTGGGAGCAGTCACCGGACGGGCTGGCCTACACCTTCCATCTGGTGGCCGGTGCGAAATTCCACGACGGCACGCCGCTGACCGCCGCCGACGCGGTGTGGTCGCTGCAGCAGCAGATCGCGCCCGGCTCGAAATCGATCAAGGCGGCGGCCTTCACGTCGATCGCCGATGTCTTGGCTCCGGATCCGGCCACGGTGCGGATCACCTTGAAGCAGCGCGACACCCTGCTGCTGTGGAACCTCACCCAGCGTGGCGGCATCGTCTACAAGCAGGGCACCGACTTCGCCGGGCTCGGCGGCGCCGAGAACGGCTCCGGGCCGTTCACGCTCGCACAGTGGAATCGCGGATCGTCGATCACCTTGGCGCGCAACGGCTCCTACTGGGGCGCGAAGCCCAAGGTCGCCAAGGTGGTCTTCACCTATATCAAGGATCCCAACTCCGCCAACAATGCCGAGGTGACCGGCCAGACCGACATTCAGGTCGCGGCCGATCCGACACTGCTGCAACCGTTCACGGGCAATGACAAATTCACCGTGCTGCGTGGCAGCACCACCGATAAGTTCACCCTGGCCTTCAACGGCGCCCGTGCGCCGTTCACCAATCCCGATGTGCGCCATGCGATCCGGCAGGCGATCGATCGGCAGGGCGCGATCCAGGCGTACGGGGCGGGTGTCGCGATCGGCAGCAATGTGCCGCCGCAGGACCCCTGGTACGAGGATCTCACCGGAATCGACGCCTACAACCCGGACAATGCCAAGAAGCTCCTGGCCGCAGCGGGATTCGCGGACGGACTGGCGCTGACCCTGGATGTGCCCAATATCTATCCCACCACCATCACCGATCTGCTGGTGTCGGATCTGAAGAAGGTCGGCATCACGCTCACGGTACGTCAGGTGGAATTCCAAACCTGGCTGTCGAAGGTGTACACCAGCAAGGACTTCCAGCTCAGCCTGGTCGACCACGCCGAGGCCCGGGACCTGGACAACTACACGAAACCCACCTACTACTTCGGCTACGCCAACCCGCAGGTGCAGCAGTGGTACACCCAGGCCCGCACCGCCGCCTCCGACGCCGACCGTGACGCGCTGCTGAAAAACGTTGCCCGGCAGATCTCCCAGGACGCCGCCGCCGATTGGCTGTTCCTGGTGCAGGCCACCACCGTGCTGCGCGATGGGGTGTACGGCGTACCGCAGGACGAGACGAGCAACCGTTTCAATCTGAGCACCCTCGCGGTCGGTAAGCAGGGGTGA
- a CDS encoding ABC transporter permease, translating to MTWYIVRRLGLLAISLAAGSVVVFALLRLLPGDVATTIAGTQASPAQIAAIRADLGLDRSLPAQYLSWIGGVLHGDFGHSQLNGTAVSVELNRKLEVTLPLAAGSMAVALLVAVPLGTWAATRSRTVAGGALNALSQFGIAIPGLWLALLLVWLFAVQLSWLPAQGFPVDGWDRPGPAIRSLVLPCLALGLTEGAVLLRFVRSAVLGVLHSDFLRTARATGLTRTQALLRHGFRNAALPVVSILGLQLAALLVGAVVIEQVFTLPGVGSMLVTDIGNRDLVKVQGELLILVGAVLTLGFLVDIAHRIIDPRIGSTV from the coding sequence GTGACCTGGTACATCGTGCGTCGCCTCGGGCTGCTCGCGATCTCGCTGGCCGCCGGCAGCGTGGTGGTGTTCGCGCTGTTGCGGCTGCTGCCCGGCGATGTGGCGACCACCATTGCGGGCACGCAGGCCAGTCCGGCGCAAATCGCCGCCATCCGTGCCGATTTGGGTCTGGACCGGTCATTGCCCGCGCAGTATCTGTCCTGGATCGGTGGGGTCCTGCACGGCGATTTCGGGCATTCGCAGCTCAATGGCACCGCGGTGAGCGTCGAACTGAACCGCAAACTCGAGGTGACGCTGCCGCTGGCGGCGGGGTCGATGGCGGTCGCACTGCTCGTGGCGGTGCCGCTGGGGACCTGGGCCGCCACGCGCAGCCGGACGGTCGCGGGTGGCGCACTGAATGCGCTGTCGCAGTTCGGTATTGCGATTCCTGGTCTCTGGCTGGCACTCCTGCTGGTGTGGTTGTTCGCCGTGCAACTGAGTTGGCTTCCCGCACAGGGCTTTCCGGTGGACGGCTGGGATCGTCCGGGACCGGCGATCCGGTCCCTGGTGCTGCCGTGCCTGGCACTGGGACTCACAGAGGGTGCCGTGCTGCTGCGATTCGTGCGCTCGGCGGTACTCGGTGTACTGCATTCCGACTTCCTGCGGACCGCACGGGCGACGGGGCTGACCCGCACCCAGGCCCTGCTGCGGCACGGTTTTCGCAATGCGGCCCTGCCGGTGGTCTCGATTCTCGGGTTGCAATTGGCGGCGCTGCTGGTCGGTGCGGTCGTGATCGAACAGGTCTTCACCCTGCCCGGTGTCGGCAGCATGCTCGTGACCGATATCGGCAATCGCGATCTGGTGAAGGTGCAGGGCGAGCTGCTGATCCTCGTCGGCGCGGTGCTCACCCTCGGATTCCTCGTCGATATCGCGCACCGAATCATCGACCCGCGCATAGGGAGCACGGTATGA
- a CDS encoding ABC transporter ATP-binding protein, translating to MTITETGATTALLEATGLDRSFRLPRRALWHPAPIRHAVRAVDLSLAEGARLGIVGESGSGKSTLLRLLLALDRPDSGTVRYRGRPVTGRDLLWFRREVQVVLQDPMSSLDPRGIVRDSIAEPLECLRIPGDHDNRVAELLLAVGLEPDAAHRYPHEFSGGQRQRIAIARALAPRPRVLVADEPFSALDATVRGQIIDTVRDLVSRFGLSLILVSHDIGVVQQLCEEILVLKDGAVVEQGATERVLTAPQHPYTRNLLDAVPVLPPVIRD from the coding sequence ATGACGATCACCGAAACCGGTGCCACCACTGCGCTTTTAGAGGCGACCGGCCTCGATCGCTCCTTCCGGCTGCCCCGCCGCGCACTATGGCATCCGGCGCCGATCCGGCATGCGGTGCGTGCGGTGGATCTGTCCCTGGCCGAAGGCGCCAGGCTCGGCATTGTCGGCGAATCCGGTTCCGGCAAGTCGACACTGCTACGCCTCCTGCTCGCCCTGGACCGCCCCGACAGCGGAACGGTCCGCTATCGCGGCCGTCCGGTGACGGGCCGCGACCTGCTCTGGTTCCGCCGCGAAGTACAGGTGGTCCTACAGGATCCGATGAGCTCCCTCGATCCCCGCGGCATTGTGCGCGACTCCATCGCCGAACCTCTGGAATGCCTGCGTATTCCGGGAGATCACGACAACCGCGTCGCCGAACTCCTCCTCGCGGTCGGCCTGGAACCCGATGCGGCACACCGTTATCCGCACGAGTTCTCCGGCGGCCAGCGTCAGCGCATCGCCATCGCCCGCGCACTCGCTCCCCGGCCCCGGGTCCTCGTCGCCGACGAACCCTTCTCCGCCCTGGACGCCACGGTCCGCGGCCAGATCATCGATACGGTCCGAGACCTGGTGTCCCGCTTCGGACTCTCCCTGATCCTGGTCTCGCACGATATCGGCGTCGTACAGCAGCTCTGCGAGGAAATCCTGGTACTGAAGGACGGAGCGGTCGTCGAACAGGGCGCGACCGAACGCGTCCTCACCGCACCGCAGCACCCCTACACCCGGAACCTGCTCGACGCGGTTCCCGTACTGCCACCGGTCATCCGAGACTGA
- a CDS encoding O-acetylhomoserine aminocarboxypropyltransferase/cysteine synthase family protein, with product MSRDWSFDTRQIHAGAQPDPVTGARAVPIYQTTSYTFDSAGHADDAFALRDLETHVYTRVSNPTTAVVEERLADLEGGVAAVAVASGQAAASLALFTLARAGDHIVAAATLYGGTYNLLAYTFAEHGITVDFVTDPDDLGQWRAAIRPNTKALFAETLGNPRGNVLDTAAVAEVAHAAGVPLVVDNTVLTPYLLRPLEHGADIVVHSTTKFLSGHGTAIGGAVIDGGRFDFGADPERWPQFNTPDPSYNGLVFAEKFGELAYAIRLRTRLLRDLGPAVSPFNSFLLLHGVETLSLRVARHSANALALAEWLSDRPEVARVHYAGLPSSPWHDAAKRYLPLGAGGVLAFELTGGHDAGRGLVDRLGLFSHLANIGDVRSLVIHPASTTHAQLDPQQQLDSGVTPGLVRLSAGLEAVADLIADLEAGLHG from the coding sequence ATGAGCCGGGACTGGTCCTTCGACACCCGGCAGATCCACGCCGGCGCCCAGCCCGATCCGGTCACCGGTGCGCGCGCCGTGCCGATCTACCAGACCACCTCGTACACGTTCGACAGTGCCGGGCACGCCGACGATGCATTCGCCCTGCGCGACTTGGAAACTCACGTCTACACGCGGGTGTCGAATCCGACCACCGCGGTCGTGGAGGAGCGGCTGGCCGACCTCGAGGGCGGGGTGGCGGCGGTAGCGGTGGCCAGCGGTCAGGCGGCCGCCTCGCTGGCGCTGTTCACCCTGGCCCGCGCGGGTGATCATATTGTCGCTGCCGCAACACTTTACGGCGGAACCTACAACCTGCTCGCGTACACCTTCGCGGAGCACGGCATCACGGTCGACTTCGTGACCGATCCGGACGATCTGGGCCAGTGGCGGGCCGCGATCCGCCCGAATACCAAGGCGCTCTTCGCCGAAACCCTCGGCAATCCGCGCGGCAATGTGCTCGATACCGCCGCGGTGGCGGAGGTGGCGCATGCCGCGGGCGTACCGCTGGTGGTGGACAACACCGTGCTGACGCCGTACCTGCTGCGGCCGCTCGAGCACGGCGCCGACATCGTGGTGCATTCGACCACCAAATTCCTGTCCGGGCACGGCACCGCGATCGGCGGAGCCGTCATCGACGGCGGCCGGTTCGACTTCGGTGCTGATCCGGAGCGTTGGCCGCAGTTCAACACCCCCGATCCCAGCTACAACGGGCTCGTATTCGCCGAGAAGTTCGGTGAACTCGCCTACGCGATCCGCTTGCGCACCAGGTTGTTACGCGATCTCGGTCCGGCGGTCTCCCCGTTCAACAGCTTCCTGCTGCTGCACGGAGTGGAGACCCTCTCACTGCGCGTCGCGCGGCATTCGGCCAATGCCCTGGCCCTGGCCGAATGGCTGTCCGATCGTCCGGAGGTCGCCCGTGTGCACTATGCGGGCCTGCCCTCGAGTCCCTGGCATGATGCGGCGAAACGGTATCTCCCACTGGGCGCGGGCGGCGTGCTGGCCTTCGAACTGACCGGCGGCCACGATGCCGGGCGCGGTCTGGTCGACCGGCTCGGGCTCTTCAGCCATCTGGCCAATATCGGTGATGTGCGCAGCCTGGTCATTCATCCGGCGTCGACCACGCACGCGCAGCTCGATCCGCAGCAGCAGCTCGACAGCGGTGTGACGCCCGGTCTGGTCCGGCTGTCGGCCGGACTCGAGGCGGTCGCCGATCTGATCGCGGATCTGGAAGCAGGACTCCATGGCTGA
- a CDS encoding isopenicillin N synthase family dioxygenase, whose translation MTARLPILDISRFRGSDTERAAFLDELRYAAHEVGFFYVVGHGVPEALTSGIFEVAREFFALPPQQRLEIENIHSPQFRGYTSTGHEYTAGAPDRREQIDIGPEREAVTPTAGDPVWRRLIGPNQWPSALPQLRQVTLDWQAEALRVSREVLRALAVALGQDEGYFDAWFDAEASTHVKIIHYPGQDSAGSDQGVGAHKDYGYLALLQQDEVGGLQVQGPGGWIDAEPVPGSFVFNIGEMLEIATQGYLIATRHRVVSPPAGVDRYSVPFFLGPRLDAVVEPLVLPAELAAQARGVSADADNPLLAQFGENAVIGWLRSHPKVAEKWWSDVLEARS comes from the coding sequence ATGACAGCGCGATTGCCGATCCTCGATATCTCACGCTTTCGCGGTAGCGACACGGAGCGGGCCGCCTTCCTCGACGAGTTGCGGTATGCCGCACATGAAGTCGGCTTCTTCTATGTGGTCGGGCATGGTGTCCCGGAGGCATTGACCTCCGGAATCTTCGAGGTGGCGCGGGAGTTCTTCGCGCTGCCGCCGCAGCAGCGCCTCGAGATCGAGAATATCCACTCCCCGCAATTCCGCGGATACACCTCGACCGGGCACGAATACACCGCGGGCGCACCGGATCGGCGGGAGCAGATCGATATCGGGCCCGAGCGGGAGGCCGTCACCCCGACGGCCGGGGATCCCGTCTGGCGGCGGTTGATCGGCCCGAACCAGTGGCCGTCGGCGCTGCCGCAGCTGCGGCAGGTCACGCTGGACTGGCAGGCGGAAGCACTCCGGGTGAGCCGGGAGGTATTGCGCGCCTTGGCTGTTGCGCTGGGTCAGGACGAGGGCTACTTCGACGCCTGGTTCGATGCGGAAGCCTCCACGCACGTGAAGATCATCCACTATCCCGGTCAGGACTCCGCGGGTTCCGACCAGGGCGTGGGCGCCCACAAGGATTACGGCTATCTGGCGCTGCTGCAGCAGGACGAGGTCGGCGGTCTGCAGGTGCAGGGCCCCGGCGGCTGGATCGATGCGGAGCCGGTGCCGGGCAGCTTCGTGTTCAATATCGGCGAGATGCTGGAGATCGCGACCCAGGGATATCTGATCGCGACCAGGCACCGGGTCGTGAGCCCGCCCGCCGGGGTGGACCGCTATTCGGTGCCGTTCTTCCTGGGGCCGCGACTGGACGCGGTGGTCGAACCGCTGGTGCTCCCGGCGGAGCTGGCCGCGCAGGCGCGCGGGGTGAGCGCGGACGCCGACAATCCGCTGCTGGCGCAATTCGGTGAGAACGCCGTAATCGGCTGGCTCCGTTCGCATCCCAAGGTTGCCGAGAAATGGTGGTCCGACGTTCTGGAGGCTCGGTCATGA
- a CDS encoding YihY/virulence factor BrkB family protein: MNEHENPPQHADVSAPPGTDVVVVTRWGRIRELIVHVAVKAWGDSIFNKSAAAAFWQTLSLAPLLLGLLGSLGYVGHWFGPDTVDIVEGKIITFSRNLFSSSVVDDLIEPTTSDVLKRGHGGVVSVGFVLSLWAGSSAMATFVDAITAAHGQANARHPVWQRIFALWLYVQFLIAAVLILPVVALGPSLIGRVLPRGWKEPGLRLIDTFYYPGAGLLLIIGLTTLYKLALHRTLPWHRLFGGALVAGVFFMAASEGLRRYLAWVTRTGVTYGALATPIAFLLFTFFLGFAVILGAEFNASIQEFWPARATRITQVRAWIEARRHKRATAALPTVEPKPPHRPTGTHG; encoded by the coding sequence ATGAACGAGCACGAAAATCCCCCGCAACACGCCGACGTGTCCGCGCCGCCCGGGACCGACGTGGTCGTCGTCACACGCTGGGGCCGCATTCGCGAGCTCATCGTGCACGTGGCGGTCAAAGCGTGGGGCGATTCGATCTTCAACAAATCCGCCGCCGCCGCGTTCTGGCAGACATTGTCGCTGGCACCGCTGCTGCTGGGGCTGCTCGGCTCGCTCGGCTACGTCGGTCACTGGTTCGGTCCGGACACCGTCGACATCGTCGAGGGCAAGATCATCACCTTCAGCCGCAACCTGTTCAGTTCGAGCGTGGTCGACGATCTGATCGAACCGACCACCAGCGATGTGCTCAAGCGCGGGCACGGCGGCGTGGTGTCGGTGGGGTTCGTGCTCTCACTGTGGGCAGGATCATCCGCCATGGCGACGTTCGTGGACGCGATCACCGCCGCGCACGGTCAGGCCAATGCGCGACACCCGGTCTGGCAGCGCATCTTCGCGCTGTGGCTGTACGTGCAATTCCTCATCGCCGCGGTGCTGATCCTGCCGGTGGTCGCGCTGGGCCCGTCGCTCATCGGCCGGGTGCTGCCGCGCGGCTGGAAAGAGCCGGGCCTGCGGCTGATCGACACCTTCTACTACCCGGGCGCCGGACTACTGCTGATCATCGGCCTGACCACGCTGTACAAGCTGGCCCTGCACCGCACGCTGCCCTGGCACCGGCTCTTCGGCGGCGCACTGGTCGCCGGCGTGTTCTTCATGGCCGCCAGCGAGGGACTGCGGCGATATCTGGCCTGGGTCACCCGGACGGGTGTCACCTACGGTGCGCTGGCCACGCCGATCGCCTTCCTGCTGTTCACGTTCTTCCTCGGCTTCGCGGTGATCCTCGGCGCCGAGTTCAATGCCAGCATTCAGGAGTTCTGGCCCGCGCGCGCCACCCGGATCACCCAGGTCCGCGCCTGGATCGAGGCGCGCAGGCATAAACGGGCGACCGCGGCGCTTCCTACAGTGGAACCGAAACCACCGCATCGACCCACGGGGACTCATGGCTGA